The Roseovarius sp. EL26 genome contains the following window.
ATGGTCCTGCGGCGTTAAACTCTTAACTTTCCGCTTTTTTCTCCCAGTTTCCGCTTTCCTCAGACCAGTATTGTGCAGAGCATCCCGCCCCGGTCAACGCCTTCCACTGAGCCCTTGCGGCATTCAGGGCATCCGGGTCATTTCCATCAAACAAAATGCAAACCCTCTCAAGTGCTGTAACTTCTTCAGGAGTGATAGCAGCGCCGTCAACGCTCATCACGCATTGCGCCGCGTTGGCGGCCTGCGCTTCTGTAGTCAGTAAAATAGGCTGATCCGCATCATGTGCACCGCCAGAAACACCATGTGGCAGGAACCCCTCCTCAGGCCCCAGCCACAGTTTTTCATCAAGCCATTTCAAGTGCGCAGCGTCAGTGCCACGCACAGCCACGCGCCATCCAGCGCCAAGGGCCTTTTCCAACAACAGTGGCAAAGTCGCCTCAAGCGGCTTGCGCGTCAGGTGATAGAAATAGGCCGCGCCCATCAGTCTGCCTCGTACTGATCCGCCACCAGCCGGTTTAGCGCCATGACACCCCAGCCCGAGGCCCCTTTGGGCGCATAGGGCGTGTCTGATGAAACACTGGCCACACCTGCGATATCCAAGTGGATCCACGGCATGTCGTCTTCGACATAGCGTTGTAGGAATTGACCCGCTGTGATGGAACCAGCCGCGCGCCCGCCAACGTTCTTCATGTCGGCAATGCGACTTTTGAGCATGTCATCATAGACCTGATCCAATGGCATCCGCCATGCGCCTTCGCCCTCATTATCGGCGGCGCGCAGGAAAGTGTTGCACAGCTTGTCATTGTTAGAAAACACTCCTGCCTTTTCATGCCCTAGGCCGATGATGATCGCCCCGGTCAATGTAGCAAGGTTAATCACTCCCGATGGTTTGTAGGTTTTTTGCGCGTACCACAGCACATCCGCCAGCACCAAACGCCCCTCGGCATCGGTGTTGATGATCTCAACCGTGTCACCCTTCATCGAGGTCACAACATCGCCGGGGCGTGTCGCGCGATCTGACGGCATGTTCTCCACCAACCCGACCAAGCCGACGACATTCGCCCTGGCATTGCGCCGGGCCAACGTGTGCATCACCCCGGTCACAACACCCGCCCCCCCCATGTCCATGGTCATTTCTTCCATTCCAGCGGCTGGTTTCAGGCTGATCCCACCCGTGTCGAACACAACTCCCTTGCCGACCAGAGCCAGCGGCGCTTCGTCCTTGGTTCCGCCATTCCATTCCATGACCGCCACTTTTGATGGGCTTGCACTACCGTATCCAACCGACAACAGCAGGTTCATACCAAGTTTCTGCAGCTCGTCTTCTTCCAGAATGGTAATCTTCAGCCCAAGGTCTTCCATCG
Protein-coding sequences here:
- a CDS encoding DNA polymerase III subunit chi encodes the protein MGAAYFYHLTRKPLEATLPLLLEKALGAGWRVAVRGTDAAHLKWLDEKLWLGPEEGFLPHGVSGGAHDADQPILLTTEAQAANAAQCVMSVDGAAITPEEVTALERVCILFDGNDPDALNAARAQWKALTGAGCSAQYWSEESGNWEKKAES
- a CDS encoding leucyl aminopeptidase — its product is MTQPAAVTFIETDLEQITQATGRVAVIITPDGKMDAAARRVNRLTKGALKRLIESDSWADMKSAQVKTLAWPVGMEAEALDVVCLPRSASSEEARKAGVALGKLKSDAACLILAGQVRRAMDLVLGLRLRSYAFSAHKTAKQKENAAITAMVADPQEVQDDATAQDAICEGVFMTRDLVSEPANHLTTTEFANRIAAMEDLGLKITILEEDELQKLGMNLLLSVGYGSASPSKVAVMEWNGGTKDEAPLALVGKGVVFDTGGISLKPAAGMEEMTMDMGGAGVVTGVMHTLARRNARANVVGLVGLVENMPSDRATRPGDVVTSMKGDTVEIINTDAEGRLVLADVLWYAQKTYKPSGVINLATLTGAIIIGLGHEKAGVFSNNDKLCNTFLRAADNEGEGAWRMPLDQVYDDMLKSRIADMKNVGGRAAGSITAGQFLQRYVEDDMPWIHLDIAGVASVSSDTPYAPKGASGWGVMALNRLVADQYEAD